The Castanea sativa cultivar Marrone di Chiusa Pesio chromosome 11, ASM4071231v1 genome contains a region encoding:
- the LOC142617462 gene encoding uncharacterized protein LOC142617462 has translation MGKNTTSNPEVKKARADWDINPSWTTTFCNLCVEQIQAGNRTKGAAFSSEGWFNLVTKFCEETGQNYDKDQLKSRWDVLKGDWRVWEKLRNLDTGLGWDAVKGTIAAPDCWWNSKLKELPKAKKFREKGPQNLEQLEIMFRDVAATGVAAWTPSSGTLPPTMPKEGAGDSDGSSEFKDNQCDMSLDIGSLQQGNTSQSRSSGQKRASESIPSQKKKKKIGGAAMLDNRISELITVCQNRSEGTSRESPSSIDNVMAIVKALPGVDFAFVVEASILFLKKSRREMFLTFKDPESQLKWLQAIIYRQQK, from the exons ATGGGAAAAAATACCACTTCCAACCCCGAGGTAAAAAAGGCTAGAGCAGATTGGGATATTAATCCATCGTGGACAACTACTTTTTGTAACCTTTGTGTGGAACAAATTCAAGCCGGGAATAGAACAAAAGGTGCTGCCTTTAGTTCCGAAGGTTGGTTCAATTTGGTGACCAAATTTTGTGAGGAGACCGGTCAAAACTATGATAAGGACCAATTAAAAAGTAGGTGGGATGTATTAAAAGGTGATTGGAGAGTGTGGGAAaaattgaggaatcttgacACAGGTTTAGGTTGGGATGCAGTGAAGGGAACGATTGCCGCTCCTGATTGTTGGTGGAACTCGAAGTTGAAG GAATTACCCAAAGCTAAAAAATTCCGAGAGAAAGGTCCACAGAATCTAGAACAACTTGAGATAATGTTTAGGGATGTTGCAGCAACTGGGGTAGCTGCATGGACCCCTTCTTCAGGTACATTACCTCCAACAATGCCAAAAGAGGGTGCTGGTGATTCAGATGGTAGCTCCGAATTTAAGGATAACCAATGTGACATGAGTTTAGACATTGGTAGTTTGCAGCAAGGAAATACTAGTCAATCACGTAGTTCAGGACAAAAGCGAGCTAGTGAATCAATACCCtcacagaagaaaaagaagaagataggagGAGCTGCAATGTTGGACAATCGTATTAGTGAGTTAATAACTGTATGTCAGAATAGGTCTGAAGGTACTTCTCGAGAGTCACCAAGTTCAATTGATAATGTAATGGCGATTGTGAAAGCACTTCCTGGAGTGGATTTTGCGTTTGTGGTTGAAGCTTCcattctctttctaaaaaagtCACGTAGGGAGATGTTCCTAACTTTTAAGGACCCAGAGTCACAGCTGAAGTGGCTACAAGCAATAATTTATAGGCAGCAGAAGTGA